GTATCGCCATGATTACTGATAGCAAGTTCTCGGTTAATCGCGGCTTGATTGTTAAGGTGATTGAGCCTATGGGCTTGATGCGTTGGCCAGGCTTTGATACAGAGGTCATGCCAATCTGGCGCGTACAAGTATTGGCTCAGGGCCATACGATTTGTTATCACCTACCCAAAAAAGGGGAGTTAAGGCATGAGAAAGTGGGTTTGGTGCCAGATCGATTCTTGCGATGTCTTACCCCTTTATCTGGGCAAATGCGTTTTGAGTTCGAGGACTATGAGCCCGAACCTAATCTAGAGCCAATGGCGCTCTAATTACTGAAGAAAAAACACCATGAAAAAATTAATCATCCTTGCTGTATTAAGCGTTGCAAGCAACATTGCTTTCGCCCAACCTATTCAGACATTACCAAATGGAGCGGGTGGCTATAACACCTATGGCCGCAACGGAGCGCTCACTCAGACACTACCCAACGGCGCCGGCGGATACAACACCTATTCGCCAAATGGACAGTTGACTCAGACACTGCCTAACGGCGCCGGCGGATACAACACGTATTCACCGAATGGACAGCTCACGCAAACCTTGCCAAATGGTGCGGGTGGTTACAACACCTATGGACCCAATGGAGGGGTGACTCAAACATTGCCGAGTGGTGCAGGTGGTTACAACACCTACACGCCTAATGGAAACCTCATACAAACTCTACCCAATGGTGCTGGCGGGTGGAATACTTACGGTCAATAAGCAGTCGTCACGCAATCATCCAATGACGTAATTCTTGAATCTGCTTTTCTGAGATTCCGGTATTTGGGTTGCAGCGAATGAGTTCTGGGCATGGAGTTGGAAACTCCCAGTAGGAGTCATCTAAAGCTCTCCAGTTACTATGTCCATGAGATTGTAAGAAGGCCCGAATTTCCTGATAGCGCGGATGTTTGCCAATGACTGGTGATCCAGTAACGCCAATAACCAGACTGGAAATTGAGTTTGGTAATAGTTTCTGTAGCTTTTCAAGACTGTGTGTAAAGCGCCAACTCGAAGAAATCACAATACCGATATTTGATCCTTCAAGAGTTTCCTCAAGTAGATGAACCCTATTGAAAGGGTCTTCACCGGCGAAGTGGGTTGGGTGAAGTACTCCATCAAAATCTAAGAAGAGTAATTTATTCATAACAGGTCGTTAAATTCTAGCCATTCGTGCCTACAAGCGGCGCACCTTCTAGAGCTTGGATATTTTGGGGGCGGTGGATCACCCAGTTCTCTTTGCTTCACAATCTTTTGTTTAAAGAATTCCCCGCGCTTCTTGCCGCATTTTGGGCAATACAAATTGATGGTGTGAGGTTTGGCTTTCGGGTCATCATGTAAGTGGGCCTCAAAGCTCATAGCAGTAATCCACTCTGGGGATTGCATGGTCTTACAGGGTACTTTAATGTTCTCTATCTGAAATACATCACCACGAACGCTCAGCTTAATATTCGGCCCCGCAGGACGTGCAGCCAAGAATGACAGTACAACCCCAGAATTAACTTCAATGTAGCCACGCCAATTGATTGCTTTCTCAACCAAGCATCTAGTTTGAACTCCTCTGACACAGAAGATGGCCTCACCATTAAAGAGCGCAATATAAAGCTCTTCAGCTAAAGAAGCCTTCGTCGTTTTTCTGGGCTTTAATCGTTTCAATACCGCCAGAAACTCCTCGGTATCGATGATCATTTCTGCAATCATTGTCTTTTGCTGGGCGAGTAGCCAATCCGATTTCCGTTGTTATCAAAGACATTAGTTACGCCTGTCGGAGATTGGGTCTCATACCCAATACGGTTGCCGCTGTTGTCGTAGACGCCGTTATTGGCGTTGTA
This region of Polynucleobacter sp. JS-JIR-II-50 genomic DNA includes:
- a CDS encoding HAD domain-containing protein; the encoded protein is MNKLLFLDFDGVLHPTHFAGEDPFNRVHLLEETLEGSNIGIVISSSWRFTHSLEKLQKLLPNSISSLVIGVTGSPVIGKHPRYQEIRAFLQSHGHSNWRALDDSYWEFPTPCPELIRCNPNTGISEKQIQELRHWMIA